Part of the Candidatus Aegiribacteria sp. genome is shown below.
GAATCCCGAGATTCAGAACAGAAGCAGAGGAAAGAGAATTCTGGCGTACCCACGACTCCAGTGATTACCTTTCCTGGAAAGAAGCGGCAGAGATCACACTCTCAAAGCTTAAGCCGTCGACAAAAACAATATCCTTACGTTTGCCTGAATCAATGATAGAAGAATTGAAAATCCTCGCGAACAAGCAGGACATTCCATACCAATCTCTACTCAAGGTC
Proteins encoded:
- a CDS encoding BrnA antitoxin family protein, whose amino-acid sequence is MSKKRIPRFRTEAEEREFWRTHDSSDYLSWKEAAEITLSKLKPSTKTISLRLPESMIEELKILANKQDIPYQSLLKVFLAERLEEELDSIRAI